The Bacillota bacterium genome includes the window ACCTGGCCCGCGTTTTCTTCGCCAGGTGCAAGTGGAACTGGAGGGACCCCGCGCTCAAGCTGCCCGAGGATGGGGTGCGGGACAGCACGCCGTACCAGCCGGAGGTCTACGGCATTGAAGAGTGGTGCCGCAGGAACGGCTATCGGGTGGTGCCGGGGACGAACCGCGTGGTGCCCATCGGCGACAACTGCCGGGAGGGGGCGGCCGGCCGTGTTTGAGCGGTGCGCGAGCTTGGAGCGGGCGCTGGTGCAGGCGGTGCTCCGCGACAGGAGCCTTCTGTGGTCGCTGTCGGGCTACCTGGACGCGGCGGACTTCTCCACGCCCCGCTACCGCCTGGTGTGGGAAGCGCTGAGGTCCGGGAGGCCCGCGCCGGAGCTGCCCGACGTGGCCGCGGACGGCGATGCCCCGGACCCGGAGGAGGCGCGGGAGGCCGCCAGGCAGATCAAGGTCCTCTCGGCGCTGAGGCGGGTGAGCGCAGTGTGCACGCGCACGAGCAGGGTTCTGGCCGACGGGCAGGGGCGGGACCCCGCTCAGGTGCTCTCCCGGTTCCTGCAGGAGGCCAACGCGTGCGCGGTGCCGGCGTCCCCGGGGGTGCTGTTTTCCGGCCGCGAGTGGGTGCGGATGGGGTACGCCGACGAGATAGAGTCCAGGGCCAACAGTGCGGCCAGATCGTTCGACCTGGGCCTGGCGCAGCTCACCGAGGGCCTTTCCCCGGAACCCGGGCACCTGCTCATCCTGGCGGGCGAGACGGGCAAGGGGAAAACGGCGTTGGCCCTGAACCTGGCGGCGAACCTGGGCGTGTCCCAACGGGTCCCGGTGCTTTTCATCAACACGGAGATGTCCGCCGGCGAGCTGGCCATGAGGCTTTACGCGCTGCTGGGCCAGGTGCCGCTGTCGCGGCTCCGGTCGGGAAACGTGACCGAGGAGGAGCTCGGGGACCTGAGGCGGCTCATGTTGGAAATCGAGGACAACGCGCTGTGGATCACCGACAGCCTCCCCTGGGCCACGGTCGAGCAGGTGGGCGCGCTGGTGCGCCAGGGGGTGGCCGCGGCCGGCATCCGGGTGGTGATCCTGGACTGGGTGCAGCGGCTCCAGCCCTCCGACCCGAGGAAGGAGTCCTGGCAGCTCCTGGCCGAGGCGGCGCGGTACCTGAAGGCGCTGGCCCAGGAGCAGCGCGTGCTGGTGGTG containing:
- a CDS encoding DnaB-like helicase C-terminal domain-containing protein, with the protein product MFERCASLERALVQAVLRDRSLLWSLSGYLDAADFSTPRYRLVWEALRSGRPAPELPDVAADGDAPDPEEAREAARQIKVLSALRRVSAVCTRTSRVLADGQGRDPAQVLSRFLQEANACAVPASPGVLFSGREWVRMGYADEIESRANSAARSFDLGLAQLTEGLSPEPGHLLILAGETGKGKTALALNLAANLGVSQRVPVLFINTEMSAGELAMRLYALLGQVPLSRLRSGNVTEEELGDLRRLMLEIEDNALWITDSLPWATVEQVGALVRQGVAAAGIRVVILDWVQRLQPSDPRKESWQLLAEAARYLKALAQEQRVLVVAVAQLTEEHRLALSRGMSREADGEVHLYQAPPGGPGTHYLEVRKARHAPAGARISLIMDRATLRFYEADRQQEAGQAAR